A DNA window from Bdellovibrio sp. BCCA contains the following coding sequences:
- a CDS encoding biotin--[acetyl-CoA-carboxylase] ligase: MNDTPLADIRIGQVTSQWAENNHLFVSYKSQQASTNELAKEEAFEENLQEESLCLYLTDHQTAGRGRGKNSWIDAQPGSSLLSSWSFLLKIKPQPTTSCLVGLAVYRACSTTWPFLPWNLKAPNDIYIGANKVAGILLESLIQGDNVRLIVGLGFNVTSSPKDVEIATSLLESLPPGAPLLGQDYMAFLDRLLFELTDALSHSDEALSPTDQLSLLMALNQHPLLKEKYTGMEADGSLHIGDKKISWTAL, translated from the coding sequence ATGAACGACACTCCTTTAGCTGACATTCGCATTGGACAAGTGACCTCTCAGTGGGCAGAGAACAATCATCTTTTTGTGTCTTATAAATCTCAGCAAGCCAGCACTAATGAACTTGCTAAGGAAGAGGCCTTTGAAGAAAATCTTCAGGAAGAATCTTTGTGCCTTTATCTGACGGATCATCAAACTGCGGGCCGCGGTCGCGGCAAAAACAGTTGGATTGATGCGCAACCGGGAAGTTCGCTTTTAAGTTCTTGGTCTTTTCTTTTAAAAATCAAACCTCAACCAACGACTTCGTGCCTTGTGGGCCTAGCTGTTTATCGTGCGTGCTCAACGACATGGCCGTTTCTACCTTGGAACTTAAAAGCGCCAAATGACATTTACATCGGTGCGAATAAAGTTGCAGGTATTTTGCTTGAGAGTCTTATTCAAGGTGATAACGTTCGCTTGATTGTGGGTCTTGGTTTTAACGTCACGTCTTCTCCGAAAGATGTTGAGATCGCGACAAGCCTTTTAGAGTCTTTGCCTCCGGGCGCTCCTCTTTTAGGGCAAGACTACATGGCGTTCTTAGATCGTTTGTTGTTTGAATTAACGGATGCTCTTTCTCACAGTGATGAGGCCTTAAGTCCGACGGATCAGTTGTCACTTCTCATGGCCTTAAATCAGCATCCGCTTTTGAAAGAAAAATACACAGGCATGGAGGCTGACGGCAGTCTTCATATCGGTGATAAAAAAATCAGTTGGACAGCTCTTTAG
- a CDS encoding thioredoxin family protein: MALTFTPFPDLGNDCPDFQLPAIDGKTYKLQDFPKGSPLVVMFICNHCPYVQAIESRLIVLGHDLKKQNVPVIAICSNDAASHPEDSFENLKKRAEEKHYPFVYLHDESQEVAHKFGAVCTPDFFVYDKDHKLAYRGRLDDSWKDASKVTKRELYEAVQTLIKNEKVSEEQTASMGCSIKWI, encoded by the coding sequence GTGGCCTTAACATTCACGCCTTTTCCTGATCTTGGTAACGACTGCCCGGATTTTCAACTGCCTGCGATTGATGGCAAGACCTACAAGCTTCAAGATTTTCCGAAAGGAAGTCCGCTTGTTGTGATGTTTATCTGCAATCACTGCCCTTATGTGCAAGCGATTGAGAGTCGTTTGATCGTGCTAGGCCATGATCTTAAAAAACAAAACGTTCCGGTGATCGCGATTTGTTCAAACGATGCCGCAAGCCATCCCGAAGATTCTTTTGAGAATCTAAAAAAGCGTGCGGAAGAAAAGCATTATCCGTTCGTTTATCTGCATGATGAGTCTCAAGAGGTCGCGCACAAGTTTGGCGCCGTTTGCACGCCTGATTTTTTTGTGTACGACAAAGATCACAAGCTTGCTTACCGGGGACGTCTTGACGACTCTTGGAAAGACGCCAGCAAAGTGACAAAGCGCGAGCTTTATGAAGCCGTGCAGACATTGATTAAAAACGAAAAAGTTTCTGAAGAACAAACGGCCTCTATGGGCTGCTCAATCAAATGGATATAA
- a CDS encoding GyrI-like domain-containing protein: MKYILVFVLVAVTSFGLFLANYLGAFKGVDISEASQGPFQTVYIEHVGPYHKVNKVIEKVENFMKSQGAPCGRTFGEYMDDPQVVEEARLRSKVGCIVETLPAGQLPEDFKTGDIPQRKYVVAVFTGSPGIGPLKVYPRVNDYMVKHSLKQTGAVIEIYEIHSITEKNAMTTTYLFPVQ; this comes from the coding sequence ATGAAGTACATCTTAGTTTTCGTTCTCGTTGCAGTAACATCTTTTGGTCTTTTCTTGGCAAATTATCTTGGAGCCTTTAAAGGTGTCGATATCAGTGAAGCCTCTCAAGGTCCTTTTCAAACGGTGTACATTGAACACGTCGGCCCTTATCACAAAGTGAATAAAGTAATCGAGAAAGTCGAAAACTTTATGAAGTCTCAAGGCGCTCCATGCGGTCGCACATTCGGTGAATACATGGACGATCCTCAAGTTGTTGAGGAAGCTCGCTTACGTTCGAAAGTGGGTTGTATCGTTGAAACTTTGCCAGCAGGTCAATTGCCTGAAGATTTTAAAACAGGCGATATCCCGCAAAGAAAATACGTTGTCGCGGTCTTCACCGGCTCCCCTGGCATTGGGCCTTTGAAAGTATACCCTCGCGTGAATGACTACATGGTGAAGCACAGCTTGAAACAAACAGGTGCTGTGATTGAGATCTACGAGATTCATTCGATCACCGAGAAAAACGCGATGACGACGACTTACTTGTTCCCTGTTCAGTAG
- a CDS encoding HNH endonuclease — protein sequence MNQTNQNLRRLTDQDLLQQTELLVQKERTTTLAVLQCLGEIEIRRLFVDLGFSSMYEMCIKHYKYSEGQTQRRLSAARLLKELPEIESKIQSGNLNITTLAKVQTFVRAEKQAQHVLSKEEKLQLLEGLQNKSTREAEKELVRQSHQPEFLLGKFNISETSLNESAVKNSATSESFVKFEALLDQENQKLLQEFKELFAHELSDTSSLSVLQLLLKKTLKEKKQKLGLVSVQKHNARLPSAPKVAPLRSAISIHVKRAVWRRAQGCCEHVDSNSKQRCLSKYALQTDHIKPVALGGDNSIQNLALLCRAHNSRRAVKTFGVVGMND from the coding sequence ATGAATCAAACAAATCAAAACTTAAGAAGGCTTACGGACCAGGATCTTTTGCAGCAGACTGAATTGCTCGTGCAGAAAGAAAGAACCACCACCTTGGCAGTCTTGCAGTGTTTGGGGGAAATAGAAATTCGACGATTGTTTGTGGATTTGGGTTTTTCTTCCATGTATGAAATGTGCATCAAGCATTACAAATATTCCGAGGGGCAAACTCAACGAAGATTGTCGGCAGCAAGACTTTTAAAAGAGCTTCCCGAAATTGAAAGTAAGATTCAGTCGGGAAATTTAAACATCACGACGCTAGCCAAAGTTCAGACGTTCGTTCGGGCGGAAAAGCAGGCGCAGCATGTATTGTCGAAGGAAGAAAAATTGCAGTTGTTGGAAGGATTGCAAAATAAATCCACTCGCGAAGCAGAGAAAGAACTAGTAAGGCAATCTCATCAGCCAGAGTTCTTGTTGGGAAAATTTAATATAAGTGAAACGTCGTTGAACGAAAGCGCTGTCAAAAACTCAGCGACCTCTGAGTCCTTTGTCAAATTTGAGGCTTTGCTCGATCAAGAAAATCAAAAACTGCTTCAAGAGTTTAAAGAGCTCTTTGCCCATGAACTTTCTGATACGAGTTCCTTGTCAGTTCTGCAGCTTCTTTTAAAGAAGACTCTCAAAGAAAAGAAACAGAAATTAGGACTCGTGTCGGTTCAGAAACATAACGCAAGACTGCCATCGGCGCCAAAGGTGGCTCCTTTAAGGTCTGCGATTTCGATTCATGTCAAAAGGGCGGTTTGGCGACGAGCACAAGGCTGTTGTGAGCATGTCGATTCTAACTCCAAACAGCGTTGCTTATCAAAATACGCGTTGCAAACGGATCACATAAAACCCGTTGCTCTTGGAGGAGATAACTCCATCCAGAACTTGGCGTTGCTTTGTCGTGCCCATAACTCAAGAAGAGCCGTCAAAACTTTTGGAGTTGTTGGAATGAATGATTAG
- a CDS encoding GNAT family N-acetyltransferase, which translates to MIELRKMSAPEFSDYMKYAISNYAAEKQKGEGHSPEDALKISQEAYARQLPQGLETPDQFLFSVIEKATGNSVGILWIAKKFNGEKPYAFIYDIELKPDHRGKGLGKILMNLMEDEVRKLGCSSVGLHVFGHNTSAIALYEKSGFYTTNRMMKKDLK; encoded by the coding sequence ATGATTGAACTTAGAAAAATGAGTGCCCCAGAGTTTTCCGACTACATGAAATACGCCATAAGTAACTATGCAGCGGAAAAACAAAAAGGCGAGGGCCATAGTCCTGAGGACGCACTCAAAATTTCGCAAGAAGCCTATGCTAGGCAGCTTCCCCAAGGGTTAGAAACTCCAGACCAATTTCTTTTTTCTGTGATCGAAAAGGCAACAGGCAATTCTGTCGGGATTCTATGGATTGCCAAGAAATTTAATGGCGAAAAGCCCTATGCTTTTATTTACGATATCGAGTTAAAGCCAGATCATCGCGGCAAAGGGCTAGGAAAAATACTGATGAATCTGATGGAGGACGAGGTGCGCAAATTAGGCTGCTCTTCCGTAGGATTGCATGTCTTCGGTCACAACACCTCTGCCATTGCCCTGTATGAAAAATCCGGATTCTATACGACGAACAGGATGATGAAGAAAGACCTGAAGTAA
- a CDS encoding SIMPL domain-containing protein, giving the protein MIKIFAASLLSIALLAGVAHAEDRLIIVNGMAEKGLDPNMVNLGIEVWSKASTAKQAQQLAASQFKQIKKTFDEYKIKKEDIQTDNYSLNPEYEYDQKSRQNKMTGFRVSQTLTVTLRKVEDAGNFLDSLVSEKKSMDSGTSVNSISWDSDKRAQVETAALGDAVRSAKAKAEEIAKAAGVKVKGVARISHSTGRVGPQPVFRNYAMKSMDATESAPTEVSAGQIKVRVEVTAEYEIN; this is encoded by the coding sequence ATGATTAAAATCTTTGCAGCAAGTCTTCTTTCAATAGCACTTTTGGCAGGGGTGGCTCATGCCGAAGACCGCTTGATTATCGTCAATGGCATGGCCGAAAAGGGTCTTGATCCCAATATGGTCAACCTTGGTATTGAAGTGTGGAGCAAAGCCTCTACGGCAAAACAAGCTCAACAATTGGCCGCAAGCCAGTTTAAACAGATCAAAAAAACTTTTGATGAATACAAAATCAAAAAAGAAGACATCCAAACGGACAACTATTCTTTAAATCCTGAATACGAATACGACCAAAAATCACGTCAAAATAAAATGACAGGTTTCCGTGTCAGCCAAACTTTGACGGTCACTCTTCGTAAAGTTGAAGATGCAGGAAATTTCTTAGACTCTTTGGTTTCAGAGAAAAAATCTATGGACTCTGGAACAAGCGTGAATTCCATCAGTTGGGATTCTGATAAAAGAGCGCAAGTGGAAACAGCCGCTCTAGGTGATGCCGTTCGTTCTGCAAAAGCCAAAGCAGAAGAGATCGCGAAAGCCGCAGGAGTTAAAGTCAAGGGTGTTGCTCGTATCAGTCATTCTACAGGACGTGTGGGACCTCAACCGGTTTTTCGTAACTATGCAATGAAATCCATGGATGCAACAGAATCTGCTCCAACAGAAGTTTCTGCGGGACAAATCAAAGTCCGTGTTGAAGTGACAGCGGAATACGAAATTAATTAA
- a CDS encoding OmpA family protein produces MKKLILIGTAVAVLATGCATTKENPNAAKGAGIGAAIGAVAGAVIGHQTGKRNEGALIGAAIGAGLGGTVGHRLDKQQKELEKIAETKRTEQGLITKLKSDILFDTGKADLKPAAKSNISQLAAIMKKYPENVLTVKGYTDDTGSSMVNNPLSQQRADAVRVQLVAAGVPAATVTSIGMGAENPVDPAKTKEARAKNRRVEIEITVDESKVPKA; encoded by the coding sequence GTGAAGAAACTGATTCTTATCGGAACTGCTGTTGCTGTTTTGGCAACTGGATGTGCAACTACAAAAGAAAACCCTAACGCTGCCAAAGGTGCAGGTATCGGCGCTGCGATTGGTGCTGTTGCCGGAGCTGTGATCGGCCATCAAACTGGTAAACGCAACGAAGGCGCGTTGATTGGTGCGGCGATCGGAGCTGGCTTGGGCGGTACTGTTGGACATCGTTTGGATAAACAACAAAAAGAACTTGAAAAAATCGCTGAGACAAAAAGAACCGAGCAAGGTCTTATCACAAAACTTAAAAGTGATATCTTGTTCGACACTGGGAAAGCAGATTTGAAACCAGCTGCAAAATCAAACATCAGCCAACTGGCAGCGATCATGAAAAAATACCCAGAGAATGTTTTGACTGTAAAAGGTTACACAGACGATACGGGCTCCTCTATGGTGAACAACCCACTTTCTCAACAACGTGCTGACGCTGTTCGCGTTCAACTTGTTGCTGCGGGTGTTCCAGCTGCGACTGTGACTTCCATCGGCATGGGCGCTGAAAACCCAGTAGACCCTGCGAAAACAAAAGAAGCTCGCGCTAAAAACCGTCGCGTTGAAATCGAAATCACTGTCGACGAATCCAAAGTTCCTAAGGCTTAA
- a CDS encoding HD family phosphohydrolase, protein MKLEMPSLTDKLNKPEIIEKSWVITLSGNRFNILDPNPEAVKIEDIACALARQARFNGHTRFFYSVGQHSCLGAEVSPTKEIALHMLFHDATEAYIGDLVSPVKALLPDFEIIESRIHWAISQKFNMEYPLPKVVKQIDRRLLATEVRDLITKDLGSWGIGQDEPFEFPIIPWPPEVTEARFLELARNLLK, encoded by the coding sequence ATGAAACTAGAAATGCCTTCGCTCACAGACAAGTTGAATAAGCCTGAAATCATCGAAAAATCTTGGGTGATCACTCTTTCGGGAAATCGCTTTAATATTTTAGATCCCAACCCAGAAGCTGTGAAAATTGAAGACATCGCTTGTGCTTTAGCTCGTCAGGCACGCTTCAATGGTCACACTCGTTTTTTCTATAGCGTGGGTCAGCACTCGTGCTTGGGGGCGGAAGTTTCTCCAACAAAAGAGATCGCTTTGCACATGCTTTTTCATGATGCGACGGAAGCCTACATCGGCGACCTCGTATCACCTGTGAAAGCACTTCTTCCAGATTTTGAAATTATTGAATCACGCATTCATTGGGCGATTTCGCAAAAGTTCAATATGGAATATCCACTTCCAAAAGTGGTGAAACAAATTGACCGTCGCTTGCTGGCAACGGAAGTGCGTGATCTGATTACTAAAGATTTGGGATCATGGGGTATTGGTCAGGATGAACCTTTTGAGTTCCCGATCATTCCTTGGCCGCCCGAAGTGACGGAAGCCCGCTTCTTGGAGCTGGCGCGAAACCTTTTAAAGTAG
- a CDS encoding flavin monoamine oxidase family protein, which yields MQRRDFLKTTVSLAALSSIPTKGLTKGSEWVAKKLNDDWPIARLSPNESSSLDFNGDNIDRPHDILWNIDGYLEKKGGEPTVTEDLDVIVVGGGIAGLSSAYYLRHKKIALLEQDTRLGGNSKGELYKDACYSIGAAYLCEPAEDTPLAGLLKELGIHDKARKEHSDDTSVFFKDRVAKPFWQGATAFGAQDDFKKFHKRLVEIYNEADFSFEGDFAKTHDKLNVDEWVAKEFGDLHPHLLEYLQLYGWSSFCGSTEELSAFQYLGFLSAETGALLAYPGGNSYVAHKMAQQIRKDAGENSLRSGCMVLRVQTEQDSVTVVYEDGMGVIKKARARHVVMACPKFVARRLLPEMNREQAEIIHMLPYRAYLVGNLFTKKSFQTPSYELYCLKGNVPPAPTPMRRGDRNFSDICFGTWAQQDQTDHSVLTLYHGIPYDGARQFLFYPGSHDKYRDKYLAEVEPILKSQGLSMNDVHGLRLTRWGHAVPLARKGMIVEGTAKAAATPVSKLIHFANQDNWMTPCFEASHQAALEAAELIK from the coding sequence ATGCAAAGACGTGATTTTTTAAAGACGACAGTATCCTTGGCGGCACTCTCTTCGATTCCCACAAAAGGCCTGACAAAAGGCTCTGAATGGGTGGCTAAAAAACTTAACGATGACTGGCCGATTGCACGTTTATCTCCAAATGAATCTTCAAGTCTTGATTTTAACGGCGACAATATCGATCGCCCGCACGACATTCTTTGGAACATTGATGGCTACTTAGAAAAAAAAGGCGGCGAACCCACTGTCACTGAAGACTTGGATGTCATCGTTGTTGGTGGCGGTATCGCAGGTCTTAGTTCCGCTTACTATCTTCGTCATAAAAAAATCGCGCTTCTTGAACAAGACACTCGCTTAGGTGGAAATAGCAAAGGCGAACTTTATAAAGACGCTTGTTACTCTATTGGAGCTGCTTACCTTTGCGAACCTGCGGAAGACACTCCTCTTGCAGGTCTTTTAAAAGAACTTGGCATTCACGATAAGGCTCGTAAAGAACATAGCGATGACACGTCTGTGTTTTTCAAAGACCGTGTTGCAAAACCTTTCTGGCAAGGTGCGACTGCTTTTGGTGCACAAGATGATTTTAAAAAATTTCATAAGCGTCTTGTAGAAATATACAACGAAGCTGATTTTAGTTTCGAAGGCGACTTCGCAAAAACTCACGACAAGCTCAACGTGGATGAGTGGGTTGCCAAAGAGTTCGGCGACCTTCATCCACATCTTTTAGAATACTTGCAACTTTATGGATGGAGTTCTTTCTGTGGTTCTACAGAGGAGCTTTCTGCATTCCAATATCTCGGTTTCCTCAGTGCTGAAACCGGGGCGTTGTTGGCATATCCAGGCGGGAACTCTTATGTTGCACACAAAATGGCGCAACAAATCCGCAAAGACGCCGGTGAAAATTCACTGCGCTCTGGTTGCATGGTTTTGCGAGTACAAACAGAGCAAGATTCAGTAACAGTGGTTTACGAAGACGGAATGGGCGTTATTAAAAAAGCGCGCGCTCGTCATGTTGTGATGGCTTGTCCTAAGTTTGTAGCTCGCCGTCTGCTTCCTGAAATGAATCGCGAACAAGCAGAAATTATTCACATGCTTCCTTATCGCGCTTATCTTGTGGGAAATCTCTTCACAAAGAAATCTTTCCAAACTCCGAGCTACGAACTTTATTGCCTTAAAGGCAACGTGCCTCCTGCGCCAACACCAATGAGACGCGGAGATCGCAACTTCTCTGACATTTGCTTTGGTACTTGGGCACAGCAAGATCAAACTGATCACAGCGTTTTGACGTTGTATCACGGTATTCCTTACGACGGTGCCCGTCAGTTCTTGTTCTATCCAGGCTCGCATGACAAATACCGCGACAAATATTTGGCAGAGGTTGAGCCAATCTTAAAATCACAAGGCCTTTCGATGAACGACGTTCACGGACTTCGTTTGACTCGCTGGGGTCACGCTGTACCTCTTGCTCGTAAAGGTATGATTGTCGAAGGAACAGCGAAGGCTGCTGCAACTCCGGTAAGTAAGCTCATTCATTTTGCTAATCAGGACAACTGGATGACTCCTTGCTTTGAGGCTTCTCATCAAGCCGCTTTGGAAGCAGCAGAATTAATTAAATAA
- a CDS encoding aconitate hydratase, with protein sequence MASKIETSPEMVQNVYKKTAERLAVVRNRLNRPLTLAEKILFGHLDDPQNQELVRGESFLLLRPDRVAMQDATAQMALLQFMLAGKDEAAVPSTVHCDHLIQAYKGKDADMNASNMSNKEVFEFLATTSSRYNIGFWRPGAGIIHQVILENYAFPGGLMIGTDSHTPNAGGLGMCAVGVGGSDASDVMVGLPWEVKNPKLIGVHLKGKLGGWASAKDVILKLCGMLTVKGGTDKIVEYFGEGTSSISCTGKATITNMGAELGATCSVFPYDERMGAYLKSTGRDELSKIADAHKDILSADADVIANPGKYFDEVYEIDLSALEPHLVGPHTPDLARPISALKKEVAEKGYTVKISSALIGSCTNSSYEDIGRAAFVAKQAMDIGVKMNQPFLVSPGSTQIQKTIERDGQMATFNEVGATVLANACGPCIGQWKRDDVKTGEKNTIVTSFNRNFRARNDANPETLAFIGSPEIVMALGLAGRLDFNPATDELEGPKGKVKLQAPVAPELPAKGFIPDTEGYQKPAGAQAQVAVSPTSERLQLLSPFTKWDGKDFVDNLVLAKAKGKCTTDHISPGGKWLNYRGHLDNISNNMLLGADNAFTGEIGKGKNLLTGQTGLEFAQIARQYQKAHKGWVIIGDENYGEGSSREHAAMSPRFLGCTAVITKSFARIHETNLKKQGVLALTFANPKDYDKIQEADTVSLVDLKDLAPGKPVKMNIKHQDGSTESIELKHTYNAEQLKWFRAGSALNLIRGL encoded by the coding sequence ATGGCTTCTAAAATCGAAACGTCACCAGAAATGGTACAGAACGTTTACAAAAAGACAGCAGAAAGATTGGCTGTCGTTCGCAATCGTTTGAACCGCCCTTTGACTTTGGCGGAAAAAATCTTGTTCGGTCACTTGGATGATCCACAAAACCAAGAGTTGGTTCGTGGCGAAAGTTTCTTGTTGTTAAGACCAGACCGTGTAGCAATGCAAGATGCGACAGCACAAATGGCTTTGTTGCAATTCATGCTTGCTGGAAAAGATGAAGCAGCCGTTCCTTCAACAGTTCACTGCGATCACTTGATCCAAGCTTACAAAGGTAAAGATGCAGACATGAATGCATCGAACATGTCGAACAAAGAAGTTTTTGAATTCTTGGCGACAACGTCTTCTCGTTACAACATCGGCTTCTGGAGACCAGGCGCGGGTATCATTCACCAAGTTATTCTTGAGAACTACGCGTTCCCAGGTGGTTTGATGATCGGTACAGACTCTCACACTCCGAATGCGGGTGGTTTGGGTATGTGTGCAGTGGGTGTTGGTGGATCTGACGCTTCTGACGTAATGGTAGGACTTCCTTGGGAAGTTAAAAATCCAAAATTGATCGGTGTGCACCTTAAAGGAAAATTGGGCGGCTGGGCTTCTGCAAAAGACGTGATCTTGAAACTTTGCGGAATGCTAACTGTTAAAGGTGGAACAGATAAAATCGTTGAGTACTTCGGTGAAGGCACTTCTTCGATCTCTTGCACAGGTAAAGCTACAATCACAAACATGGGTGCTGAGTTGGGTGCAACTTGCTCTGTATTCCCATACGATGAGCGCATGGGCGCTTACTTGAAATCAACAGGCCGTGATGAGCTTTCTAAAATTGCGGATGCTCACAAAGACATCTTGTCTGCGGATGCTGACGTGATTGCAAATCCAGGCAAATACTTCGACGAAGTTTACGAAATCGATTTGTCTGCGTTGGAGCCACACCTTGTGGGTCCTCACACTCCAGACTTGGCTCGCCCTATCTCGGCTCTTAAAAAAGAAGTGGCAGAGAAAGGTTATACAGTTAAGATTTCTTCTGCATTGATCGGTTCTTGCACAAACTCTTCTTACGAAGATATTGGCAGAGCTGCATTCGTAGCAAAACAAGCTATGGATATCGGCGTGAAAATGAATCAACCGTTCTTGGTTTCTCCGGGTTCTACACAAATCCAAAAAACGATCGAGCGCGACGGTCAAATGGCGACATTCAACGAAGTGGGCGCAACAGTTCTTGCAAACGCTTGTGGACCTTGCATCGGTCAATGGAAACGTGATGATGTGAAGACAGGCGAGAAAAACACGATCGTGACTTCTTTCAACCGTAACTTCCGCGCACGTAACGATGCGAACCCAGAAACTTTGGCGTTCATCGGTTCTCCTGAAATCGTGATGGCGTTGGGTCTTGCAGGCCGTTTGGATTTCAACCCTGCGACTGATGAGCTTGAAGGACCTAAAGGCAAAGTGAAGTTGCAAGCTCCAGTAGCTCCAGAACTTCCTGCAAAAGGTTTCATCCCTGATACTGAAGGTTACCAAAAACCAGCAGGTGCTCAGGCGCAAGTGGCAGTGAGCCCAACTTCTGAGCGTCTTCAACTTCTTTCTCCATTCACAAAATGGGATGGTAAAGACTTCGTTGATAACCTCGTACTTGCAAAAGCAAAAGGGAAGTGCACGACAGATCATATCTCTCCGGGTGGTAAATGGTTGAACTACCGTGGTCACTTGGACAACATCTCTAACAACATGTTGTTGGGTGCGGATAACGCATTCACAGGTGAGATCGGCAAAGGTAAAAACCTTTTGACGGGTCAAACAGGTCTTGAGTTCGCACAAATCGCTCGCCAATATCAAAAAGCTCATAAAGGCTGGGTGATCATCGGTGACGAAAACTACGGTGAAGGTTCTTCTCGTGAGCACGCAGCGATGTCTCCAAGATTCTTGGGTTGCACAGCTGTGATCACAAAATCATTCGCTCGTATCCACGAAACAAACTTGAAAAAACAAGGTGTTCTTGCTTTGACGTTCGCAAATCCAAAAGATTACGACAAAATCCAAGAAGCTGACACTGTGAGCCTTGTGGACTTGAAAGATCTTGCTCCTGGTAAACCAGTGAAGATGAACATCAAGCACCAAGACGGTTCGACTGAATCCATCGAGTTGAAACACACTTACAACGCAGAACAATTGAAATGGTTCCGCGCAGGAAGTGCCTTGAACTTGATCCGCGGTCTGTAA
- the cobB gene encoding Sir2 family NAD+-dependent deacetylase, protein MDLRLFKNIVILTGAGISAESGIRTFRDQDGLWEEHQIEDVATPEAFARDPVLVQRFYNMRRAQLKDTKIQPNAAHLALAELERQWEGNFLLVTQNVDNLHRRAGSKNLLHMHGRLDRVFCLHCDEHFEWTEDLAVDEPCLHCGRKGGVRPDIVWFGEMPHHMEEIYNALDKADYFVSIGTSGNVYPAAGFVRLAWKAKKIEINLKDTEISSAFEQHFIGPASEEVPRFIKEFLGSES, encoded by the coding sequence ATGGACTTAAGGCTTTTTAAGAACATCGTCATTCTCACCGGGGCTGGAATCTCAGCTGAGAGCGGCATTCGCACGTTTCGCGACCAAGACGGACTTTGGGAGGAGCATCAAATTGAAGATGTCGCCACTCCTGAAGCTTTTGCTCGAGATCCCGTTCTTGTTCAGCGCTTCTACAACATGAGACGTGCTCAACTGAAGGACACGAAAATCCAGCCGAACGCCGCTCATTTGGCTCTCGCAGAATTGGAACGCCAGTGGGAGGGGAACTTTCTGCTGGTCACTCAAAATGTCGACAACCTCCATCGACGCGCAGGCTCTAAAAATCTTTTGCACATGCACGGGCGCTTGGACCGTGTTTTCTGTTTGCACTGTGATGAGCATTTCGAATGGACCGAAGATCTTGCGGTGGATGAACCCTGCCTACATTGTGGGCGAAAAGGCGGAGTGAGGCCCGATATCGTTTGGTTTGGCGAGATGCCCCATCACATGGAGGAAATCTACAACGCCCTCGACAAGGCCGATTATTTTGTTTCTATCGGCACGAGTGGAAACGTCTATCCCGCCGCCGGTTTCGTAAGACTTGCGTGGAAAGCCAAAAAAATCGAAATCAATCTCAAAGACACAGAAATTTCGTCAGCCTTCGAACAACATTTCATAGGACCCGCTTCAGAAGAGGTCCCACGTTTTATCAAAGAATTTTTGGGGTCCGAATCCTGA
- a CDS encoding type II toxin-antitoxin system RelE family toxin, translated as MTRVLYSRLFEKQIEKVPAYIQSKVEAWTFSVTNFGIHETAKNPDLHDEPLKGNRIGQRSVRLTKAYRLSYRIIEDRVLIELLEVHKHDY; from the coding sequence GTGACTCGAGTTTTGTATTCGCGGCTGTTCGAAAAGCAGATAGAAAAAGTACCGGCATATATTCAATCAAAAGTAGAGGCATGGACTTTCTCAGTTACTAATTTTGGAATTCACGAAACGGCTAAAAATCCGGATCTTCACGATGAGCCCTTAAAAGGAAATCGAATAGGACAACGCTCAGTTCGCCTAACTAAGGCATATCGGCTTAGTTACCGCATCATTGAAGACAGAGTCCTTATAGAACTATTGGAGGTTCACAAACATGACTACTAA
- a CDS encoding helix-turn-helix transcriptional regulator, with protein sequence MTTKRKTKREDALTMLERKFGRLSVAEFLWAWRVGDEMSQKQFAKKLGISVQSLCDLEKGRRIPSPARAAKIAKKLGYSEPALIMIALRDSLHAAGFNYKVTIESA encoded by the coding sequence ATGACTACTAAAAGAAAAACCAAAAGAGAAGATGCGTTGACGATGTTAGAACGAAAATTCGGCCGACTCAGTGTTGCGGAATTCTTGTGGGCTTGGCGTGTAGGTGACGAAATGAGCCAAAAACAGTTTGCAAAAAAACTCGGCATATCTGTGCAAAGTCTGTGTGATTTGGAAAAGGGAAGACGCATTCCCTCCCCAGCCCGTGCAGCGAAAATCGCTAAAAAACTGGGCTACTCAGAGCCAGCATTAATTATGATAGCCCTGAGAGACTCACTTCATGCCGCCGGTTTTAATTACAAAGTCACAATCGAAAGCGCCTAA